One Neisseria sp. Marseille-Q5346 genomic region harbors:
- a CDS encoding glutamate-5-semialdehyde dehydrogenase, translating to MSYIEQLGKNTQKASKTLISLGSVEKNNLLRQVAAALVERAEMILAENARDLSAAKENGISDIMLDRLRLNHERIKGIAEGVEQVADLQDPIGQVVRGYTNLDGLKIVQKRVPLGVVAMIFESRPNVSVDAFSLAFKTGNAIILRGGRDAIHSNTALIAVIRQTLVQAGMDADVVQLVEDTSHAAAEELMQAVDYIDVLIPRGGARLIQTVKEKSKVPVIETGVGNCHIYVDDSADLEMAVDIVVNAKTQRPSVCNAAESLVVHEKIAEAFLPKLEEAVAKVHPVEFRADQEALRMFKNAVLATEEDYSTEFLDYIMSVKTVKSVEEAVDWINGHTTHHSEAIVTQSIAHAEFFQESIDAAAVYVNASTRFTDGFVFGLGAEIGISTQKMHARGPMGLEALTSTKFYINGNGQIRR from the coding sequence ATGAGCTATATCGAACAGTTGGGCAAGAATACCCAAAAAGCCAGTAAAACGTTAATTAGTTTGGGAAGCGTGGAAAAAAACAATCTGCTGCGTCAGGTTGCGGCGGCTTTGGTTGAACGGGCTGAGATGATTTTGGCGGAAAATGCCCGCGATTTGTCCGCTGCAAAAGAAAACGGCATTTCGGACATTATGCTCGACAGGTTGCGCTTGAATCACGAACGTATCAAGGGCATTGCGGAAGGCGTTGAGCAGGTTGCCGATTTGCAGGACCCGATTGGGCAGGTTGTCCGCGGTTATACCAATCTGGACGGCTTGAAGATTGTTCAAAAACGCGTGCCTTTGGGCGTGGTTGCCATGATTTTTGAAAGCCGCCCGAATGTTTCGGTCGATGCGTTTTCTCTGGCCTTTAAAACCGGCAATGCCATTATTTTGCGCGGCGGTCGCGATGCCATCCATTCCAATACCGCATTGATTGCCGTCATCAGGCAGACTTTGGTACAAGCGGGAATGGATGCCGATGTGGTGCAGCTGGTTGAGGATACCAGTCATGCCGCTGCCGAGGAATTGATGCAGGCAGTCGATTATATTGATGTGCTGATTCCGCGCGGCGGCGCGCGCTTGATTCAGACGGTGAAAGAGAAATCGAAAGTTCCCGTCATTGAAACCGGAGTCGGTAATTGCCATATTTATGTAGATGACAGTGCCGATTTGGAGATGGCGGTCGATATCGTCGTGAATGCCAAAACGCAGCGCCCAAGCGTGTGTAATGCCGCTGAATCTTTGGTTGTTCATGAAAAGATAGCGGAGGCGTTTTTGCCCAAACTGGAAGAAGCCGTTGCCAAAGTGCATCCGGTCGAATTTAGAGCCGATCAGGAAGCACTGCGTATGTTTAAAAATGCTGTTTTGGCAACCGAGGAAGATTACAGTACCGAGTTTCTTGACTATATTATGTCGGTCAAGACAGTGAAATCGGTGGAAGAAGCCGTCGATTGGATTAACGGCCATACGACGCATCACTCGGAAGCGATTGTGACCCAAAGCATTGCCCATGCTGAGTTTTTCCAAGAAAGCATTGATGCGGCGGCGGTTTATGTCAATGCGTCCACTCGGTTCACCGACGGCTTTGTTTTCGGATTGGGCGCGGAAATCGGGATTTCCACCCAAAAAATGCACGCCCGCGGCCCGATGGGTTTGGAAGCGCTGACTTCGACCAAGTTCTACATCAACGGCAACGGTCAGATCCGACGTTGA
- the grxD gene encoding Grx4 family monothiol glutaredoxin: MSSIHDQIKEVVTTHRVVLFMKGTKQFPQCGFSSRAVQILNAAGCTDYVTVNVLENDAVRQGIKEYSDWPTIPQLYVNGEFVGGSDILMEMYEAGELQELLKA; encoded by the coding sequence ATGTCCTCTATCCACGATCAAATCAAAGAAGTCGTTACCACACACCGCGTCGTATTGTTCATGAAAGGCACGAAGCAATTCCCGCAATGTGGCTTCTCTTCCCGTGCTGTACAAATCCTGAATGCGGCAGGTTGCACCGACTATGTAACCGTCAACGTATTGGAAAACGATGCCGTACGCCAAGGCATTAAAGAATACAGCGATTGGCCGACTATTCCTCAACTGTACGTTAACGGCGAATTTGTCGGCGGCTCCGACATTTTGATGGAAATGTACGAAGCCGGCGAACTGCAAGAATTGCTGAAAGCTTAA
- the upp gene encoding uracil phosphoribosyltransferase, translating to MNVTVINHPLVRHKLTLMREADCSTYKFRTLTTELARLMAYEASRDFEIEKYIIDGWCGSIEGDRIKGKTLTVVPILRAGLGMLDGVLDLIPTAKISVVGLQRDEETLKPVSYFEKFVDSMDERPALIIDPMLATGGSMVATIDLLKAKGCRNIKALVLVAAPEGVKAVNDAHPDVTIYTAALDSHLNEHGYIIPGLGDAGDKIFGTR from the coding sequence ATGAACGTTACCGTTATCAACCACCCTTTAGTCCGCCACAAACTCACGCTGATGCGTGAAGCGGATTGCAGCACTTACAAATTCCGCACGCTTACCACCGAGTTGGCACGTCTGATGGCATACGAAGCCAGCCGTGACTTTGAAATTGAAAAATACATTATTGACGGCTGGTGCGGTTCTATTGAAGGCGACCGCATCAAAGGCAAAACGCTGACTGTCGTCCCGATTTTGCGTGCCGGTTTGGGTATGCTCGACGGCGTACTCGACCTGATTCCGACTGCCAAAATCAGCGTTGTCGGCTTGCAGCGCGATGAAGAAACTTTGAAACCGGTTTCTTATTTTGAAAAATTTGTCGATAGCATGGACGAACGTCCCGCGCTGATTATCGACCCAATGTTGGCGACCGGCGGCTCTATGGTTGCCACCATCGACCTTTTGAAAGCCAAAGGTTGCCGTAACATCAAAGCATTGGTATTAGTTGCCGCTCCGGAAGGTGTGAAAGCCGTCAATGACGCGCATCCTGATGTAACCATCTACACTGCCGCGCTCGACAGCCACTTGAATGAACACGGCTACATCATCCCCGGTTTGGGCGATGCCGGCGATAAGATTTTCGGTACACGTTAA
- a CDS encoding DUF2322 family protein: MSFQDNLAAMPAIDHLSGLDILDKEGNVVHHIPNVPGKQGSLKLYHALAQEFDGKLDAAAAERGLAWFAEHVADAEANPGKHPNIDLLFKVKAENISLTLKPLVA; the protein is encoded by the coding sequence ATGAGCTTCCAAGACAATCTGGCCGCTATGCCTGCCATCGATCATTTGAGCGGCTTGGATATTCTCGATAAAGAGGGCAATGTGGTTCATCACATTCCCAATGTACCCGGCAAACAAGGCTCGCTCAAACTTTACCATGCTTTGGCGCAAGAGTTTGACGGTAAACTTGACGCAGCAGCGGCAGAACGCGGCTTGGCATGGTTTGCAGAACATGTTGCCGATGCCGAAGCCAATCCAGGCAAACATCCGAATATTGATTTACTGTTTAAAGTGAAGGCTGAAAATATCAGCCTGACTTTGAAACCATTGGTTGCTTAA
- the trxA gene encoding thioredoxin TrxA, with amino-acid sequence MSSELIIHSSDASFEQDVLKSDVPVLLDFWAPWCGPCKMIAPILDDIASEFQGRLKVVKINIDDNEATPAKFGVRGIPTLMVFKNGENVATKVGALAKGQLTAFVEASIA; translated from the coding sequence ATGAGCAGCGAATTGATTATCCACTCCAGCGATGCCAGCTTCGAACAAGACGTTTTGAAATCCGATGTACCTGTATTGCTGGACTTCTGGGCACCATGGTGCGGCCCTTGCAAAATGATTGCCCCAATCTTGGACGACATCGCCTCCGAATTCCAAGGCCGTCTGAAAGTTGTTAAAATCAACATCGACGACAATGAAGCCACTCCTGCCAAATTCGGCGTTCGCGGCATCCCTACCCTGATGGTGTTCAAAAACGGCGAAAACGTTGCAACCAAAGTCGGCGCATTGGCTAAAGGTCAACTGACTGCATTCGTTGAAGCTTCTATCGCTTAA
- a CDS encoding dipeptide ABC transporter ATP-binding protein has product MTTPILEIENLNGSFPSKQVLHDINLTLQPGRKLALVGESGSGKTVLSQGIMRLNPMVTFEGRLKYCGTDLLTQPERALQKLRGREIGMVFQEPMTALNPVMRVGEQIAEVLSLHLGLDKKQAWARAIELLDETGIHQPEQKAQAYPFQLSGGQRQRAMIAMAVSAQPKLLIADEPTTALDVAVQAQILDLLSRLQEEHGMTMLYITHDLNLVRRFADDVAVMRNGRILETGKANEVFANPQHEYTKMLLNAGTMRKVAPLPANPATVLKAEQIAFSIKESDGWFKKRDKTILNPVSFDLKSGETLGIIGESGCGKTTLAKAVMHLIDSEGSLDINGEPWRHELRREIQMVFQDPFGAFNPRMNVFDTVSEALRVHEPSMPREEMRRRVQEVLKQVGLPEDALERYPHAFSGGQRQRLAIARAIIVRPKILVLDEPTSALDVQWQQQILELLSGLQKEYGLAFIIISHDLAVIRAISHRVMVLKDGKIVEEGECENVFANPSSDYTRHLIAHSGHMVQEAV; this is encoded by the coding sequence ATGACGACACCGATACTCGAAATCGAAAACCTAAACGGCTCCTTTCCGAGCAAGCAAGTCCTGCACGATATCAACCTGACCTTGCAACCCGGCCGCAAGCTGGCATTGGTCGGCGAGAGTGGCAGCGGCAAAACCGTATTGTCGCAAGGCATCATGCGCCTGAATCCGATGGTTACCTTTGAAGGCCGTCTGAAATATTGCGGAACCGATCTGCTGACCCAGCCCGAACGCGCCCTGCAAAAACTGCGCGGCCGCGAAATCGGCATGGTGTTTCAAGAACCCATGACCGCCCTCAACCCCGTCATGCGCGTCGGCGAACAAATCGCCGAAGTCCTGTCCCTGCATTTGGGTTTGGATAAAAAACAGGCATGGGCGCGCGCTATCGAACTCTTGGACGAAACCGGCATCCACCAGCCCGAGCAAAAAGCCCAGGCATACCCTTTCCAACTTTCCGGCGGCCAACGCCAACGCGCCATGATTGCCATGGCCGTATCAGCCCAGCCCAAGCTCCTGATTGCCGACGAACCGACCACCGCTTTGGACGTTGCCGTCCAAGCCCAAATCCTCGATCTGCTCTCACGCCTGCAGGAAGAACACGGCATGACCATGCTCTACATTACGCACGACTTAAACCTCGTGCGCCGTTTTGCCGATGATGTCGCCGTTATGCGTAACGGCCGCATCCTCGAAACCGGCAAAGCAAACGAAGTCTTCGCCAATCCGCAACACGAATACACCAAAATGTTGCTCAACGCCGGCACAATGCGCAAAGTGGCTCCTTTACCTGCAAACCCAGCCACCGTACTCAAGGCCGAACAAATCGCCTTTTCCATCAAAGAATCAGACGGCTGGTTTAAAAAACGCGACAAAACCATTCTCAACCCCGTTTCTTTCGATCTCAAATCAGGGGAAACATTGGGCATCATCGGCGAAAGTGGCTGCGGCAAAACCACGCTGGCCAAAGCCGTTATGCACCTTATCGACTCCGAAGGCAGCCTGGACATCAACGGCGAGCCATGGCGACACGAATTGCGCCGCGAAATCCAAATGGTGTTCCAAGACCCGTTCGGCGCATTCAATCCGCGCATGAACGTCTTTGATACCGTTTCCGAAGCCTTGCGCGTTCACGAGCCCAGTATGCCGCGCGAAGAAATGCGCCGCCGTGTTCAAGAAGTCCTCAAACAAGTCGGCTTGCCCGAAGACGCACTCGAACGCTATCCGCACGCATTCTCCGGCGGCCAGCGCCAACGCCTTGCCATCGCCCGCGCCATCATTGTCCGCCCGAAAATCCTCGTATTGGACGAACCAACCAGCGCGCTTGATGTCCAATGGCAACAACAAATCCTTGAATTGCTCAGCGGCCTGCAAAAAGAATACGGCCTCGCCTTCATCATCATCAGCCACGACCTCGCCGTGATCCGCGCCATTTCCCATCGCGTGATGGTGTTGAAAGACGGCAAAATCGTTGAAGAAGGCGAATGCGAAAATGTGTTTGCCAATCCAAGCAGCGACTATACGCGCCATTTGATTGCCCACTCCGGCCACATGGTTCAAGAGGCCGTCTGA
- a CDS encoding fatty acid--CoA ligase produces MDTNSEMHTHPNFYAMLTAACQKNGKGTVIFNDKEKINYSSLKREVETVAAYLQHQGVQYGDRVALVVSNSPEFIAAYFAITSIGAVAVPLNVFLKSEEFSYILNDCGARFMFASAPLAKELKNIKTKTKVNKIIWIGETNAASGDDSYFDAARTFPGKPNLSRQPSINDLAHIIYTSGTTGHPKGALISYSNLFSNLSGIEQIFQISQKDRFVVFLPMFHSFTLTAMVLLPISQACSIILVKSVFPFSNVLKQVLLKRATIFLGVPAIYTAMSKAKIPWYFRWFNRVRLFISGGAPLAGQTIDDFKAKFPRAKLLEGYGLSECSPVVAVNTPERQKTASVGVALPGLTVKAVDDELIEVPRGEVGELIIKGGSVMQGYLNMPDATDETIVNGWLKTGDFVTIDEDGFIFIVDRKKDLIISKGQNVYPREIEEAIYKLDAVEAAAVIGVKDQYADEEIIAFIQLKEGMKLEEAEVRSHLRGLLANFKIPKQIIFQDELPRNATGKVLKRKLKEQFQD; encoded by the coding sequence ATGGACACAAACTCCGAAATGCACACCCACCCTAATTTTTACGCTATGCTGACTGCAGCCTGCCAAAAAAACGGTAAAGGCACAGTCATTTTCAACGACAAAGAAAAAATCAACTATTCCTCCCTCAAACGCGAAGTAGAAACCGTCGCCGCCTATCTGCAACACCAAGGCGTACAATATGGCGACAGAGTCGCCCTTGTCGTTTCCAACTCTCCCGAATTTATTGCCGCCTATTTCGCTATTACCTCTATCGGCGCGGTAGCCGTCCCACTCAACGTCTTTTTGAAAAGCGAAGAATTTTCCTACATCCTCAATGACTGCGGCGCACGCTTTATGTTCGCATCCGCGCCGTTGGCCAAAGAACTCAAAAACATCAAAACCAAAACCAAAGTCAATAAAATCATCTGGATTGGTGAAACCAACGCCGCCAGTGGCGATGACAGCTATTTCGATGCCGCGCGTACATTCCCCGGCAAGCCGAATCTGAGCCGTCAGCCGTCCATCAACGATTTGGCGCACATTATCTACACCTCCGGCACAACCGGCCACCCAAAAGGTGCATTAATCAGTTACAGCAACCTGTTTTCCAACCTTTCAGGTATCGAACAAATTTTCCAAATTTCGCAAAAAGACCGCTTCGTCGTCTTCTTGCCTATGTTCCACAGCTTTACGCTGACCGCCATGGTTTTGCTGCCGATATCTCAAGCCTGCTCGATTATTTTGGTCAAATCCGTATTCCCATTCTCCAACGTGTTGAAACAGGTTTTGCTCAAACGCGCTACCATTTTCCTCGGCGTACCGGCTATTTACACTGCCATGAGCAAAGCCAAAATCCCTTGGTATTTCAGATGGTTCAACCGCGTCCGCCTGTTTATCAGCGGCGGCGCGCCTCTGGCCGGACAAACCATTGACGACTTCAAAGCCAAATTCCCGCGCGCCAAATTGCTGGAAGGCTACGGCTTGAGCGAATGCTCGCCCGTTGTGGCCGTCAATACGCCTGAGCGCCAAAAAACCGCCAGCGTCGGCGTCGCCCTGCCCGGCTTGACCGTGAAAGCCGTCGATGACGAATTAATCGAAGTGCCGCGCGGCGAAGTGGGCGAACTCATCATCAAAGGCGGCTCAGTCATGCAGGGCTACCTCAATATGCCTGACGCCACAGATGAAACCATCGTCAACGGTTGGCTGAAAACCGGCGACTTTGTCACCATAGACGAAGACGGCTTCATCTTCATCGTCGACCGCAAAAAAGACCTGATTATCTCCAAAGGCCAAAACGTCTATCCGCGCGAAATCGAAGAAGCCATTTACAAACTCGATGCCGTGGAAGCCGCCGCTGTCATCGGTGTGAAAGACCAATACGCCGATGAAGAAATCATTGCCTTTATCCAACTCAAAGAAGGCATGAAACTGGAAGAAGCCGAAGTCCGCAGCCACCTGCGCGGCCTGCTGGCAAACTTTAAAATCCCCAAACAAATCATCTTCCAAGACGAGCTGCCGCGCAATGCCACCGGCAAAGTGTTAAAACGCAAACTCAAAGAACAGTTTCAAGACTAA
- a CDS encoding TatD family hydrolase, which translates to MYLIDSHCHLNFNGLKDRLPEVFANMEAQSVKQALAISVSKQSFAEVFDIAQANDHIYCTIGIHPDSQEAEEFTIAEMVEAAKHPKIVGIGETGLDYYWCKGDLSWQHQRFADHIQAANESGLPVIVHTRDAAEDTLRILKECHTNSGVIHCFSEDVAFAKAALDLGLYISFSGIVTFKNAPLIQEAAKYVPADRILVETDAPFLAPVPKRGKQNEPSYVRYTAEFLANLRGESLETLAQNTSDNFYRLFKKVPDGRLNNG; encoded by the coding sequence ATGTATTTAATCGATTCACACTGCCATCTCAATTTTAACGGCTTAAAAGACCGCCTGCCCGAAGTCTTTGCCAATATGGAAGCGCAAAGCGTCAAACAGGCGCTTGCCATCAGCGTCAGCAAACAAAGTTTTGCCGAAGTCTTCGACATTGCTCAGGCAAACGACCACATCTACTGCACCATCGGCATACATCCCGACAGCCAAGAAGCAGAAGAATTTACCATTGCCGAAATGGTAGAGGCAGCCAAACATCCCAAAATCGTCGGTATCGGCGAAACCGGTTTGGACTATTACTGGTGCAAAGGCGATTTGTCATGGCAACATCAACGCTTTGCCGACCATATCCAAGCAGCCAACGAAAGCGGCCTGCCCGTTATCGTCCACACGCGCGATGCGGCCGAAGACACGTTGCGAATTTTGAAAGAATGCCACACTAATTCCGGCGTGATTCATTGCTTCTCTGAAGACGTCGCCTTTGCCAAAGCCGCTTTGGATTTAGGGTTATACATCTCCTTCTCCGGCATTGTGACGTTTAAAAACGCGCCGCTAATACAGGAAGCCGCCAAATACGTCCCTGCCGATAGAATCTTGGTAGAAACCGATGCGCCCTTCCTCGCGCCGGTTCCCAAACGCGGCAAACAAAACGAGCCTTCCTACGTCCGCTATACAGCCGAGTTCTTAGCCAATCTGCGCGGCGAGAGCTTGGAAACATTGGCACAAAACACCAGCGACAATTTCTATCGCCTGTTTAAGAAAGTACCCGATGGCCGTCTGAACAACGGCTAG
- a CDS encoding PilZ domain-containing protein: MMNKKDIPAKMLALQLKDPNLLYNCYMPFLEHGGLFVPTDDVFSLGEDILLAVEIADYPKRFLPTKVVWINPARTSAHRPKGVGLAFSEHESCLQAKNLIEAELGPRLRSDRTTFTL, from the coding sequence ATGATGAATAAAAAAGACATTCCGGCGAAGATGTTGGCTTTGCAACTCAAAGACCCCAACCTGTTGTACAACTGCTATATGCCGTTTTTAGAACACGGCGGCCTGTTCGTACCGACCGATGACGTATTCTCACTAGGCGAAGACATCCTCTTGGCCGTCGAAATCGCCGACTATCCCAAACGCTTCCTGCCAACAAAAGTCGTTTGGATCAATCCGGCGCGCACTTCAGCCCACCGTCCCAAAGGCGTAGGCCTTGCATTCTCCGAACACGAAAGCTGCCTGCAGGCAAAAAACCTGATCGAAGCCGAGCTTGGCCCGCGCCTGCGCAGCGACCGCACTACTTTTACCCTGTAA
- a CDS encoding DNA polymerase III subunit delta', producing the protein MIYPWHETQWQQLAAHWQNRPNAWLFTGKENTGKTEFARFVAQALLCESPKSGHEPCGECASCHLFSQNTHPDFYELTPEIPEGEATGRKLLQIKIDAVRDIVENIYLTAVRGGLRVVLVHPAESMNTQAANGLLKALEEPPQHVVFLLVTHARDKLLPTIKSRCRQMVLPSPTHEQAAAYLRQQGVENAEALLAFHSGAPLFTPTPELDALREELLTLLAAPRLLAILDYAAAFDKQKQPLAIFIDWLQKWLIDVGLAQQSMAPLYYPHHAQALLQRASKTDSRKLFALLGRLNALNPYGYHTLSVKMQLEYLLIEYLDFWQNKP; encoded by the coding sequence ATGATTTACCCATGGCATGAAACCCAATGGCAACAGCTCGCCGCCCATTGGCAAAACCGTCCCAACGCCTGGCTGTTTACTGGCAAAGAAAATACCGGCAAAACCGAATTTGCCCGCTTTGTCGCGCAGGCATTGCTGTGCGAATCGCCCAAGTCCGGCCATGAACCCTGCGGCGAGTGTGCTTCGTGCCATTTGTTCAGCCAAAACACGCATCCCGACTTTTACGAACTCACGCCGGAAATTCCCGAAGGCGAGGCAACAGGACGCAAACTCCTGCAAATCAAAATCGATGCCGTGCGCGATATTGTGGAAAACATTTACCTGACCGCTGTCCGCGGCGGACTGCGCGTGGTATTGGTGCATCCGGCTGAAAGCATGAACACACAGGCGGCAAACGGTTTGTTGAAAGCTCTGGAAGAGCCGCCGCAACACGTCGTTTTCCTGCTCGTTACCCATGCGCGCGACAAACTCCTGCCTACCATCAAAAGCCGTTGCCGCCAGATGGTGCTACCCTCGCCTACCCATGAGCAGGCTGCGGCATACCTGCGCCAACAGGGCGTGGAAAATGCCGAAGCCTTGTTGGCATTCCACAGCGGCGCGCCTTTATTCACACCGACTCCCGAATTGGACGCATTGCGCGAAGAATTGCTGACGCTGCTGGCTGCCCCGCGCCTGTTGGCCATACTCGACTACGCCGCCGCGTTCGACAAACAAAAACAACCGCTGGCCATTTTCATCGACTGGCTGCAAAAATGGCTGATAGATGTCGGCTTGGCACAACAAAGCATGGCGCCACTTTATTATCCGCACCATGCCCAAGCCCTGCTTCAGAGGGCCTCTAAAACCGATTCACGCAAGCTGTTTGCCCTATTGGGCCGTCTGAACGCGCTCAACCCTTACGGATACCATACCTTGAGTGTTAAAATGCAGCTTGAGTATCTGCTTATCGAATATTTAGATTTTTGGCAAAACAAACCCTAA
- a CDS encoding MFS transporter produces MSLKKDNLNFHTTRRFAPLFGTQFLGALNDNMFKTALFVMISFYGLGKNDFLPPSQMLNLGAMLFILPYFLFSALSGQLSNKFDKAVLARWIKLLEIIIMAVAAYGFYIQSAPLLLICLFCMGTQSTLFGPLKYAILPDYLNDKELIMGNSLIESGTFIAILLGQILGTAVAGVPPYIVGGLVLLVAIGGTMTSLFMPSVPAKMPDTKIEWNIIKGTNSLIREAAANRPVFTSIIGISWFWFIGSVYTTQLPTFTQIHLGGNDNVFNLMLALFSIGIAIGSVLCAKLSHERLILGLVTIGTLGLTVCGLLLVWLTQGQRFTELNGIIWFLSQAKAYPIMLVMSAIGFFGGFFSVPLYTWLQTASSETFRAHAVAANNIINGVFMVSAAILSAVLLMLFNSITLLYLIVAVGNFPLIVYLIKREPKFIGDLTALLKISK; encoded by the coding sequence ATGAGCCTTAAAAAAGACAATCTGAATTTCCACACGACCCGCCGTTTTGCGCCGCTCTTTGGGACGCAGTTTTTGGGCGCGTTGAACGATAATATGTTCAAAACCGCATTATTCGTGATGATCAGTTTTTACGGTTTGGGTAAAAACGACTTTCTGCCACCCAGCCAAATGCTGAACTTGGGCGCAATGCTGTTTATCCTGCCCTACTTCCTGTTTTCCGCGCTGTCAGGACAGCTGAGCAACAAATTCGATAAAGCAGTTTTGGCACGCTGGATCAAGCTGTTGGAAATCATCATCATGGCAGTGGCGGCGTATGGCTTCTACATCCAATCCGCGCCTTTGCTTTTAATCTGCCTGTTTTGCATGGGCACGCAATCGACCTTGTTCGGCCCGCTGAAATACGCCATTCTGCCCGATTACCTCAACGACAAAGAGCTGATTATGGGCAACAGCCTGATTGAATCAGGTACGTTTATCGCCATTTTGCTCGGCCAGATTTTGGGTACCGCAGTCGCAGGTGTTCCGCCGTATATTGTTGGCGGTTTGGTGTTATTGGTCGCTATCGGCGGCACGATGACCAGCCTGTTTATGCCGTCTGTACCCGCTAAAATGCCGGACACAAAAATCGAATGGAACATCATCAAAGGCACGAATTCACTGATTCGTGAAGCGGCGGCCAATCGTCCCGTATTCACGTCCATCATCGGTATTTCATGGTTTTGGTTTATCGGCTCGGTTTATACCACCCAACTACCGACGTTCACGCAAATCCATTTGGGCGGCAACGATAATGTGTTCAACTTGATGTTGGCGCTGTTCTCCATCGGTATCGCCATCGGCTCGGTGTTATGCGCCAAACTCAGCCATGAGCGCCTGATTTTGGGCTTGGTTACCATCGGCACTCTGGGGCTGACGGTCTGTGGATTATTGCTGGTGTGGCTGACCCAAGGCCAACGCTTTACCGAATTAAACGGCATTATTTGGTTTTTATCGCAAGCAAAGGCGTATCCGATTATGCTCGTGATGTCGGCCATCGGCTTTTTCGGCGGTTTCTTCTCCGTACCGCTCTACACTTGGCTGCAAACTGCCAGCAGCGAAACCTTCCGCGCCCATGCTGTTGCTGCCAACAACATCATCAACGGCGTGTTTATGGTGTCGGCTGCCATTTTGAGCGCGGTTTTGCTGATGTTATTCAACAGCATCACGCTGCTGTATTTGATTGTTGCCGTGGGTAATTTTCCGTTGATTGTTTACCTCATCAAACGGGAACCAAAATTTATCGGTGATTTGACCGCTTTATTGAAAATCAGCAAATAA
- the ccoS gene encoding cbb3-type cytochrome oxidase assembly protein CcoS, translating to MESMFILVPISIILAFIIGWFFWWSGKNGQFDDLEGPAHRILMDDDSTEKLIEKDEDKESKR from the coding sequence ATGGAAAGTATGTTTATCCTTGTCCCCATCAGCATTATTTTGGCCTTTATCATCGGCTGGTTTTTCTGGTGGTCGGGTAAAAACGGACAGTTTGACGACCTTGAAGGACCTGCGCACCGCATTTTGATGGACGACGACTCCACTGAAAAACTGATCGAAAAAGACGAAGACAAAGAATCCAAACGATGA